One window from the genome of Andrena cerasifolii isolate SP2316 chromosome 3, iyAndCera1_principal, whole genome shotgun sequence encodes:
- the Tmem131 gene encoding transmembrane protein 131 isoform X2, with protein MTELKVLYCLVLLTFFGLTSQIRPSLHGHNNAFVQDDNDVQYLLDNIPMSMHKDFTNTVHGAGDTTSDEDKTQDSLSHVHFEPHILDFKERQLGIPHQETVILFNRDHNKTIHLLSISGNTRHFHSSFFRSKVIPPLGNTTFDVVFLGREEGDIDTHLFIHTAEGPVKYQVKGISVSSPYRLRPVVGVKLPLNATFTPLIYMHNPHAEALQVLEVYCSGGEFQLELPSGEAEGSRELWEIPPYQTKPIIRLHFNAYTEKNHTAYIRLKVNNTSELLVVTIEIEVKSGAGLHWGGSSGVINLGMGGSLQPPIQYPIALKNSAKKPVKIMNIISTPVSKALKLHFEQAVIPGDTDIPIAIGALIYDWKTGLELQHFKGKLVIKAVGPGGISQKLTIPWVAQVLQGGLEVNASITHYCSLQSNQARNFSVVNKFKLPLAITNVTMSSHVKSIFTIKNFIPRVIKPEQKVNIFSLQLAKDRKTDNVKMESSILIHSNVSVTEVPLLSYDGKVRKIVPEERESDEGTMNFGTVGSGTENEAIFALENQNPINIDLHGWGVNMPGAVLELMGCQRGPADFLDKELRNITVCSHTGNQYIKPGYLAIFKIKVKTPMVEEDTIVGDVFVRTTYERFILPVYMRVAYGRISLKKLIFTDCFPGSICVQQVKVYSTFVRPMQVTRIAPVNKDNRIKYIPLEEASMPIITRGENYIGSVRIEPSVTCKHHCYLGLSLDSNAGRQWLNTLALPSHTRDSDLNLLNTRYTRFLNLTGGRSWDNITMRLDTTEVRGHKFYLNIKPYWPSILTGFSNNKNKVALVFPLTQVGNTSYSSIKVYNPSTSPLIIQLVMDWNYPQGTRLYHSLPAKFKFACVECGTTVAEEFKLEENVEEREWFEREWDVTLAPQSIPLYLKPSESKTIRVSYTPFTPSLSSALLYIRNNMTILEVLRVMGHGANAQFRFGNRKPGSTTPLLFELADKHLKDCERERFKRSPVPNLTVKRSFMARNTGELPIEVYDFYINGLRCEGYGFKVLNCMPFKLNPNATKKIDIAFTPDFTMSRIERKLLISTSLGFDGDIENGMVILNLLATLPPHSLEACTAALTRPSWEYAVQWVAVSLSSILLICVLAISFLEADRILRGALASFSRESPVQAPFDLRLLSHVPVYTGQESTCLKEKLTSEEKQKVAKKEEACPDWALMNVKKYKEKDNAQKGLKIPDWSAEEERRFKLDTDAKDLLSFKRCEDSALDNSNVISNIALGTKKKNNKKQNNAQEVQTDSCVTENAFPDVQGSQEKKYTVNTFMKSSPLTNRKGKSNQTGSVKDDTKLVDHEVQVDTAGLLNNARSSKLENKRKQTAVGNSSNNHVSFKKFESNSSQRSIHLSEEETSSTTTESSVQDDPPPCKNFDQSCGKSEKLQRKPATKKTKPQSIAPVPCVDYRDNYEGDCDDDEYDKERHNNPNRWKTSTTRSTMKHHIHTSRTVESSFKLPRQNKNPPRKDKGSQKRRGFDKAHIKTTSLNGNTSQREDQARALGTISAPLPPPPSCWGENRAKFSDVVARNQESISPFSSLNKLHKPQTTAHNLSMVFSNDAKDVDYSKQQSSQELMQSTKEYRMVSQSPPLCVQSVEKEKPLNQDSLKIQNSSPHSNSYFINAFTEPPFERELVPYDDLPETDEPLMELESPEEDTRCQLWEDNNPMFHLLSDTTSGFQLESPKASEKPPMLTDTLRDNWATIETNWEPLYTRAAVGEERSGVWGVNTGGVWAAGPWGAATPPVAASQLSSLQTEPDTQERSGFDPFRSLSTIWTPSSIESWKKKHED; from the exons ATGACTGAGTTAAAAGTACTTTATTGCCTCGTCTTGTTAACGTTTTTCGGGCTGACGTCACAAATTCGACCGTCCTTACATGGGCACAATAATG CCTTCGTACAGGATGACAATGATGTTCAATATCTTTTGGACAACATACCAATGTCTATGCATAAG GATTTTACCAATACAGTACATGGGGCTGG GGATACAACATCAGACGAAGATAAAACGCAAGATTCATTATCTCACGTTCATTTCGAACCACATATTCTGGATTTcaaagaaag ACAACTCGGTATACCCCACCAAGAAACTGTGATATTGTTTAATAGAGATCATAACAAAACAATCCATCTTTTATCAATTTCTGGAAATACACGTCATTTCCATTCATCGTTCTTTCGAAGCAAA GTAATTCCACCATTGGGGAACACAACATTTGATGTTGTTTTTCTCGGTCGAGAAGAAGGTGACATTGACACACATCTTTTTATACATACGGCAGAAGGACCTGTGAAATACCAA GTAAAAGGAATAAGTGTCAGTAGCCCTTATCGACTCAGACCTGTAGTAGGTGTTAAATTACCATTAAATGCAACATTTACTCCACTTATATACATGCACAATCCACACGCAGAAGCTTTACAA GTGCTAGAAGTATATTGTAGCGGTGGAGAATTTCAACTGGAGCTGCCATCGGGGGAGGCAGAAGGTTCGCGTGAATTGTGGGAAATCCCACCATATCAAACAAAACCTATCATAAGACTACATTTTAATGCTTATACAGAAAAGAATCATACAGCATATATTAG GCTTAAAGTGAATAACACTTCAGAACTGCTTGTTGTAACAATCGAGATCGAAGTGAAAAGTGGGGCTGGTCTTCATTGGGGCGGAAGTTCTGGTGTAATCAATTTAGGCATGGGCGGTTCGCTGCAACCTCCTATTCAATATCCCATTGCCCTGAAGAACTCGGCGAAAAAGCCAGTTAAAATTATG aatataattagtaCACCTGTTTCTAAAGCACTGAAACTTCATTTTGAGCAAGCGGTAATTCCGGGGGACACGGATATACCGATTGCCATCGGAGCACTAATTTATGACT GGAAGACTGGTTTAGAGTTACAACATTTTAAAGGAAAACTAGTGATAAAGGCCGTAGGTCCCGGTGGTATTAGTCAGAAATTAACAATTCCATGGGTTGCACAAGTTCTACAGGGTGGTCTAGAAGTAAACGCATCAATTACGCATTATTGTTCTCTCCAATCGAATCAAGCGCGGAATTTTAGCGTTGTTAATAAGTTTAAATTACCGTTAGCTATCACGAATGTCACAATGTCGTCTCATGTGAAGTCAATTTTCACG ataaagaattttattccgCGAGTAATAAAGCCGGAACAAAAGGtcaatatattttctttacaacTTGCCAAAGATAGGAAAACCGATAACGTGAAAATGGAATCGTCGATTTTAATTCACTCGAACGTTTCCGTGACTGAGGTTCCGTTACTGAGTTACGATGGAAAGGTGAGGAAAATAGTTCCCGAGGAGAGGGAGAGCGACGAGGGCACGATGAACTTCGGCACCGTGGGGAGCGGCACCGAGAACGAAGCCATTTTTGCTTTGGAGAATCAGAATCCGATAAATATCGATTTACACGGATGGGGAGTGAACATGCCTGGCGCAGTGCTAGAGCTCATGGGTTGTCAAAGAGGTCCAGCAGATTTTTTGGACAAAGAGCTTCGTAATATAACAGTGTGCAGTCACACTGGCAAT CAATACATAAAGCCTGGTTATTTagcgatttttaaaattaaagtaaagactCCGATGGTCGAAGAGGATACCATCGTGGGCGACGTGTTCGTTAGAACCACGTACGAGAGGTTCATTTTACCAGTTTACATGAGAGTCGCGTACGGAAGAATCTCCTTAAAGAAGCTCATCTTCACGGATTGCTTTCCT GGATCAATTTGTGTGCAACAAGTAAAAGTATATTCAACGTTTGTAAGACCCATGCAGGTGACTAGGATCGCGCCTGTTAACAAAGATAATAGGATAAAATATATTCCGTTGGAAGAAGCATCAATGCCTATTATAACCAGGGGCGAAAATTACATTGGGTCAGTAAGAATCGAACCATCTGTGACTTGTAAGCATCATTGTTATTTAGGCCTGTCGTTGGACAGTAATG CTGGCAGACAGTGGTTGAATACGTTGGCCCTTCCTTCGCATACGAGAGACTCTGACTTAAATTTGTTGAACACAAGGTACACGCGATTCCTTAATTTAACAGGCGGTCGTTCTTGGGACAATATTACAATGCGTCTAGACACTACAGAAGTTCGCGggcacaaattttatttaaacataaaACCGTACTGGCCCAGCATATTGACTGGCTTTAGTAACAACAAGAATAAAGTCGCTCTAGTATTTCCTTTAACGCAAGTCGGGAATACGTCTTACAGCTCGATTAAAGTATACAATCCGAGCACTAGTCCTTTAATTATACAGTTAGTGATGGACTGGAACTATCCCCAGGGAACGAGGCTTTACCACTCATTACCAGCCAA GTTTAAGTTTGCATGCGTGGAATGTGGAACTACCGTCGCGGAGGAGTTCAAGCTGGAAGAGAACGTAGAGGAGCGGGAATGGTTTGAAAGAGAATGGGACGTCACATTAGCACCGCAATCGattcctttatatttaaagcCTTCGGAATCGAAAACTATACGAGTGTCATACACTCCCTTCACCCCCTCTTTATCATCTGCACTTTTGTATATTAg GAACAATATGACAATTTTGGAAGTGTTGCGCGTGATGGGCCACGGCGCAAATGCACAATTCAGATTTGGGAACCGGAAGCCAGGCTCCACTACGCCTTTGCTGTTCGAGCTCGCGGACAAACATCTTAAAGATTGCGAAC GGGAACGATTTAAGCGAAGTCCAGTACCAAACCTGACGGTCAAACGATCCTTCATGGCTAGAAACACGGGAGAGCTGCCCATAGAAGTGTACGATTTTTATATAAACGGTTTACGCTGCGAAGGTTACGGTTTCAAGGTGTTGAACTGTATGCCCTTTAAATTGAACCCGAACGCGACCAAGAAGATCGACATAGCGTTCACTCCGGACTTTACTATGTCGCGGATCGAGAGGAAGCTTCTGATATCGACGAGTTTAGGCTTCGACGGAGATATAGAGAACGGCATGGTGATTCTTAATCTACTCGCCACTCTTCCCCCACACTCTTTGGAAGCTTGCACGGCTGCACTCACAAGACCGTCGTGGGAATACGCGGTTCAATGGGTGGCCGTTAGTCTTTCGTCGATATTATTAATATGCGTTCTCGCTATTTCGTTCCTCGAGGCGGATCGAATATTACGAGGAGCTCTGGCCAGTTTCTCCAGGGAGAGCCCGGTCCAAGCGCCTTTCGATCTAAGACTGCTGTCCCACGTGCCGGTGTACACGGGGCAAGAGTCGACTTGCTTGAAAGAGAAGCTGACGagcgaagagaagcagaaggtGGCGAAAAAGGAGGAGGCGTGTCCAGACTGGGCGCTGATGAACGTGAAGAAGTACAAAGAGAAGGACAACGCGCAGAAAGGGTTGAAGATCCCAGACTGGTCTGCGGAGGAGGAACGTAGGTTCAAGTTAGACACGGATGCCAAAGATTTGTTGTCGTTCAAACGCTGCGAGGACTCGGCGCTGGATAACAGCAACGTTATAAGCAATATCGCGCTCGGTACcaagaagaagaataataagaaacagAACAACGCTCAAGAGGTTCAGACTGACAGTTGCGTGACGGAGAACGCGTTCCCCGATGTACAAGGAAGCCAGGAAAAGAAATACACCGTCAACACGTTTATGAAGTCGAGCCCTCTGACGAATAGGAAAGGGAAGTCCAATCAAACGGGAAGCGTTAAGGACGACACGAAATTGGTCGATCATGAGGTGCAAGTCGACACGGCGGGGCTCTTGAATAATGCTCGAAGTAgtaaattggagaacaaaaggAAGCAGACGGCAGTTGGGAACAGCAGCAACAATCACGTGTCTTTTAAAAAGTTCGAGTCGAATAGTAGTCAAAGGAGCATTCATCTTTCGGAAGAGGAGACGTCGTCTACGACGACGGAGAGTTCTGTTCAAGATGATCCACCGCCATGCAAG AACTTCGATCAGTCCTGCGGGAAATCAGAGAAATTGCAAAGGAAGCCAGCAACTAAGAAGACGAAGCCTCAATCGATCGCGCCTGTGCCATGTGTAGATTATAGAGACAACTATGAAGGTGACTGCGACGATGACGAGTACGACAAAGAGAGACACAACAATCCGAACAGATGGAAAACGAGTACAACAAGATCCACCATGAAGCATCACATTCATACATCCCGCACCGTTGAGTCATCCTTCAAGCTGCCTCGACAGAATAAAAATCCTCCTAGGAAGGATAAAGGATCTCAGAAACGCCGAGGCTTCGATAAAGCGCATATAAAAA CAACATCGTTGAATGGAAACACTAGCCAAAGGGAGGATCAAGCGCGTGCACTGGGCACAATTTCCGCGCCGTTGCCGCCGCCGCCATCGTGCTGGGGCGAGAACAGGGCTAAGTTCAGCGACGTCGTGGCACGGAACCAAGAAAGCATCTCGCCCTTCTCGAGCTTAAATAAGTTACACAAGCCCCAAACGACCGCGCATAATTTGTCGATGGTCTTCAGTAACGACGCCAAAGATGTAGATTACAGTAAACAGCAATCGAGTCAGGAATTGATGCAGAGCACGAAGGAATACAGAATGGTATCGCAATCTCCACCCCTCTGTGTTCAGTCCGTCGAGAAGGAGAAGCCGCTTAATCAGGATTCTCTGAAAATACAGAATAGCTCGCCGCATTCGAATAGTTACTTCATCAACGCTTTCACGGAACCACCG TTCGAACGGGAACTGGTGCCGTACGACGATCTTCCAGAGACGGATGAACCCTTAATGGAGCTGGAGAGTCCAGAGGAAGATACGCGATGCCAGTTATGGGAAGATAATAATCCCATGTTCCATCTGTTGTCCGATACTACAAGTGGATTTCAGTTGGAGTCGCCGAAGGCCTCGGAGAAGCCTCCAATGCTAACGGACACCTTAAGAG ACAACTGGGCGACGATCGAAACAAATTGGGAACCATTATACACTAGAGCAGCGGTAGGGGAGGAAAGAAGTGGTGTTTGGGGAGTGAACACAGGTGGTGTGTGGGCTGCAGGTCCATGGGGTGCAGCTACACCACCTGTAGCCGCCTCGCAGCTGTCCTCATTGCAAACAGAACCAGATACACAA gaaagaTCAGGTTTCGATCCGTTTCGTTCACTCAGTACAATATGGACACCGTCATCCATAGAATCTTGGAAGAAGAAGCACGAAGACTAA
- the Tmem131 gene encoding transmembrane protein 131 isoform X3 — MTELKVLYCLVLLTFFGLTSQIRPSLHGHNNAFVQDDNDVQYLLDNIPMSMHKDFTNTVHGAGDTTSDEDKTQDSLSHVHFEPHILDFKERQLGIPHQETVILFNRDHNKTIHLLSISGNTRHFHSSFFRSKVIPPLGNTTFDVVFLGREEGDIDTHLFIHTAEGPVKYQVKGISVSSPYRLRPVVGVKLPLNATFTPLIYMHNPHAEALQVLEVYCSGGEFQLELPSGEAEGSRELWEIPPYQTKPIIRLHFNAYTEKNHTAYIRLKVNNTSELLVVTIEIEVKSGAGLHWGGSSGVINLGMGGSLQPPIQYPIALKNSAKKPVKIMNIISTPVSKALKLHFEQAVIPGDTDIPIAIGALIYDWKTGLELQHFKGKLVIKAVGPGGISQKLTIPWVAQVLQGGLEVNASITHYCSLQSNQARNFSVVNKFKLPLAITNVTMSSHVKSIFTIKNFIPRVIKPEQKVNIFSLQLAKDRKTDNVKMESSILIHSNVSVTEVPLLSYDGKVRKIVPEERESDEGTMNFGTVGSGTENEAIFALENQNPINIDLHGWGVNMPGAVLELMGCQRGPADFLDKELRNITVCSHTGNQYIKPGYLAIFKIKVKTPMVEEDTIVGDVFVRTTYERFILPVYMRVAYGRISLKKLIFTDCFPGSICVQQVKVYSTFVRPMQVTRIAPVNKDNRIKYIPLEEASMPIITRGENYIGSVRIEPSVTSGRQWLNTLALPSHTRDSDLNLLNTRYTRFLNLTGGRSWDNITMRLDTTEVRGHKFYLNIKPYWPSILTGFSNNKNKVALVFPLTQVGNTSYSSIKVYNPSTSPLIIQLVMDWNYPQGTRLYHSLPAKFKFACVECGTTVAEEFKLEENVEEREWFEREWDVTLAPQSIPLYLKPSESKTIRVSYTPFTPSLSSALLYIRNNMTILEVLRVMGHGANAQFRFGNRKPGSTTPLLFELADKHLKDCEPGERFKRSPVPNLTVKRSFMARNTGELPIEVYDFYINGLRCEGYGFKVLNCMPFKLNPNATKKIDIAFTPDFTMSRIERKLLISTSLGFDGDIENGMVILNLLATLPPHSLEACTAALTRPSWEYAVQWVAVSLSSILLICVLAISFLEADRILRGALASFSRESPVQAPFDLRLLSHVPVYTGQESTCLKEKLTSEEKQKVAKKEEACPDWALMNVKKYKEKDNAQKGLKIPDWSAEEERRFKLDTDAKDLLSFKRCEDSALDNSNVISNIALGTKKKNNKKQNNAQEVQTDSCVTENAFPDVQGSQEKKYTVNTFMKSSPLTNRKGKSNQTGSVKDDTKLVDHEVQVDTAGLLNNARSSKLENKRKQTAVGNSSNNHVSFKKFESNSSQRSIHLSEEETSSTTTESSVQDDPPPCKNFDQSCGKSEKLQRKPATKKTKPQSIAPVPCVDYRDNYEGDCDDDEYDKERHNNPNRWKTSTTRSTMKHHIHTSRTVESSFKLPRQNKNPPRKDKGSQKRRGFDKAHIKTTSLNGNTSQREDQARALGTISAPLPPPPSCWGENRAKFSDVVARNQESISPFSSLNKLHKPQTTAHNLSMVFSNDAKDVDYSKQQSSQELMQSTKEYRMVSQSPPLCVQSVEKEKPLNQDSLKIQNSSPHSNSYFINAFTEPPFERELVPYDDLPETDEPLMELESPEEDTRCQLWEDNNPMFHLLSDTTSGFQLESPKASEKPPMLTDTLRDNWATIETNWEPLYTRAAVGEERSGVWGVNTGGVWAAGPWGAATPPVAASQLSSLQTEPDTQERSGFDPFRSLSTIWTPSSIESWKKKHED; from the exons ATGACTGAGTTAAAAGTACTTTATTGCCTCGTCTTGTTAACGTTTTTCGGGCTGACGTCACAAATTCGACCGTCCTTACATGGGCACAATAATG CCTTCGTACAGGATGACAATGATGTTCAATATCTTTTGGACAACATACCAATGTCTATGCATAAG GATTTTACCAATACAGTACATGGGGCTGG GGATACAACATCAGACGAAGATAAAACGCAAGATTCATTATCTCACGTTCATTTCGAACCACATATTCTGGATTTcaaagaaag ACAACTCGGTATACCCCACCAAGAAACTGTGATATTGTTTAATAGAGATCATAACAAAACAATCCATCTTTTATCAATTTCTGGAAATACACGTCATTTCCATTCATCGTTCTTTCGAAGCAAA GTAATTCCACCATTGGGGAACACAACATTTGATGTTGTTTTTCTCGGTCGAGAAGAAGGTGACATTGACACACATCTTTTTATACATACGGCAGAAGGACCTGTGAAATACCAA GTAAAAGGAATAAGTGTCAGTAGCCCTTATCGACTCAGACCTGTAGTAGGTGTTAAATTACCATTAAATGCAACATTTACTCCACTTATATACATGCACAATCCACACGCAGAAGCTTTACAA GTGCTAGAAGTATATTGTAGCGGTGGAGAATTTCAACTGGAGCTGCCATCGGGGGAGGCAGAAGGTTCGCGTGAATTGTGGGAAATCCCACCATATCAAACAAAACCTATCATAAGACTACATTTTAATGCTTATACAGAAAAGAATCATACAGCATATATTAG GCTTAAAGTGAATAACACTTCAGAACTGCTTGTTGTAACAATCGAGATCGAAGTGAAAAGTGGGGCTGGTCTTCATTGGGGCGGAAGTTCTGGTGTAATCAATTTAGGCATGGGCGGTTCGCTGCAACCTCCTATTCAATATCCCATTGCCCTGAAGAACTCGGCGAAAAAGCCAGTTAAAATTATG aatataattagtaCACCTGTTTCTAAAGCACTGAAACTTCATTTTGAGCAAGCGGTAATTCCGGGGGACACGGATATACCGATTGCCATCGGAGCACTAATTTATGACT GGAAGACTGGTTTAGAGTTACAACATTTTAAAGGAAAACTAGTGATAAAGGCCGTAGGTCCCGGTGGTATTAGTCAGAAATTAACAATTCCATGGGTTGCACAAGTTCTACAGGGTGGTCTAGAAGTAAACGCATCAATTACGCATTATTGTTCTCTCCAATCGAATCAAGCGCGGAATTTTAGCGTTGTTAATAAGTTTAAATTACCGTTAGCTATCACGAATGTCACAATGTCGTCTCATGTGAAGTCAATTTTCACG ataaagaattttattccgCGAGTAATAAAGCCGGAACAAAAGGtcaatatattttctttacaacTTGCCAAAGATAGGAAAACCGATAACGTGAAAATGGAATCGTCGATTTTAATTCACTCGAACGTTTCCGTGACTGAGGTTCCGTTACTGAGTTACGATGGAAAGGTGAGGAAAATAGTTCCCGAGGAGAGGGAGAGCGACGAGGGCACGATGAACTTCGGCACCGTGGGGAGCGGCACCGAGAACGAAGCCATTTTTGCTTTGGAGAATCAGAATCCGATAAATATCGATTTACACGGATGGGGAGTGAACATGCCTGGCGCAGTGCTAGAGCTCATGGGTTGTCAAAGAGGTCCAGCAGATTTTTTGGACAAAGAGCTTCGTAATATAACAGTGTGCAGTCACACTGGCAAT CAATACATAAAGCCTGGTTATTTagcgatttttaaaattaaagtaaagactCCGATGGTCGAAGAGGATACCATCGTGGGCGACGTGTTCGTTAGAACCACGTACGAGAGGTTCATTTTACCAGTTTACATGAGAGTCGCGTACGGAAGAATCTCCTTAAAGAAGCTCATCTTCACGGATTGCTTTCCT GGATCAATTTGTGTGCAACAAGTAAAAGTATATTCAACGTTTGTAAGACCCATGCAGGTGACTAGGATCGCGCCTGTTAACAAAGATAATAGGATAAAATATATTCCGTTGGAAGAAGCATCAATGCCTATTATAACCAGGGGCGAAAATTACATTGGGTCAGTAAGAATCGAACCATCTGTGACTT CTGGCAGACAGTGGTTGAATACGTTGGCCCTTCCTTCGCATACGAGAGACTCTGACTTAAATTTGTTGAACACAAGGTACACGCGATTCCTTAATTTAACAGGCGGTCGTTCTTGGGACAATATTACAATGCGTCTAGACACTACAGAAGTTCGCGggcacaaattttatttaaacataaaACCGTACTGGCCCAGCATATTGACTGGCTTTAGTAACAACAAGAATAAAGTCGCTCTAGTATTTCCTTTAACGCAAGTCGGGAATACGTCTTACAGCTCGATTAAAGTATACAATCCGAGCACTAGTCCTTTAATTATACAGTTAGTGATGGACTGGAACTATCCCCAGGGAACGAGGCTTTACCACTCATTACCAGCCAA GTTTAAGTTTGCATGCGTGGAATGTGGAACTACCGTCGCGGAGGAGTTCAAGCTGGAAGAGAACGTAGAGGAGCGGGAATGGTTTGAAAGAGAATGGGACGTCACATTAGCACCGCAATCGattcctttatatttaaagcCTTCGGAATCGAAAACTATACGAGTGTCATACACTCCCTTCACCCCCTCTTTATCATCTGCACTTTTGTATATTAg GAACAATATGACAATTTTGGAAGTGTTGCGCGTGATGGGCCACGGCGCAAATGCACAATTCAGATTTGGGAACCGGAAGCCAGGCTCCACTACGCCTTTGCTGTTCGAGCTCGCGGACAAACATCTTAAAGATTGCGAAC CAGGGGAACGATTTAAGCGAAGTCCAGTACCAAACCTGACGGTCAAACGATCCTTCATGGCTAGAAACACGGGAGAGCTGCCCATAGAAGTGTACGATTTTTATATAAACGGTTTACGCTGCGAAGGTTACGGTTTCAAGGTGTTGAACTGTATGCCCTTTAAATTGAACCCGAACGCGACCAAGAAGATCGACATAGCGTTCACTCCGGACTTTACTATGTCGCGGATCGAGAGGAAGCTTCTGATATCGACGAGTTTAGGCTTCGACGGAGATATAGAGAACGGCATGGTGATTCTTAATCTACTCGCCACTCTTCCCCCACACTCTTTGGAAGCTTGCACGGCTGCACTCACAAGACCGTCGTGGGAATACGCGGTTCAATGGGTGGCCGTTAGTCTTTCGTCGATATTATTAATATGCGTTCTCGCTATTTCGTTCCTCGAGGCGGATCGAATATTACGAGGAGCTCTGGCCAGTTTCTCCAGGGAGAGCCCGGTCCAAGCGCCTTTCGATCTAAGACTGCTGTCCCACGTGCCGGTGTACACGGGGCAAGAGTCGACTTGCTTGAAAGAGAAGCTGACGagcgaagagaagcagaaggtGGCGAAAAAGGAGGAGGCGTGTCCAGACTGGGCGCTGATGAACGTGAAGAAGTACAAAGAGAAGGACAACGCGCAGAAAGGGTTGAAGATCCCAGACTGGTCTGCGGAGGAGGAACGTAGGTTCAAGTTAGACACGGATGCCAAAGATTTGTTGTCGTTCAAACGCTGCGAGGACTCGGCGCTGGATAACAGCAACGTTATAAGCAATATCGCGCTCGGTACcaagaagaagaataataagaaacagAACAACGCTCAAGAGGTTCAGACTGACAGTTGCGTGACGGAGAACGCGTTCCCCGATGTACAAGGAAGCCAGGAAAAGAAATACACCGTCAACACGTTTATGAAGTCGAGCCCTCTGACGAATAGGAAAGGGAAGTCCAATCAAACGGGAAGCGTTAAGGACGACACGAAATTGGTCGATCATGAGGTGCAAGTCGACACGGCGGGGCTCTTGAATAATGCTCGAAGTAgtaaattggagaacaaaaggAAGCAGACGGCAGTTGGGAACAGCAGCAACAATCACGTGTCTTTTAAAAAGTTCGAGTCGAATAGTAGTCAAAGGAGCATTCATCTTTCGGAAGAGGAGACGTCGTCTACGACGACGGAGAGTTCTGTTCAAGATGATCCACCGCCATGCAAG AACTTCGATCAGTCCTGCGGGAAATCAGAGAAATTGCAAAGGAAGCCAGCAACTAAGAAGACGAAGCCTCAATCGATCGCGCCTGTGCCATGTGTAGATTATAGAGACAACTATGAAGGTGACTGCGACGATGACGAGTACGACAAAGAGAGACACAACAATCCGAACAGATGGAAAACGAGTACAACAAGATCCACCATGAAGCATCACATTCATACATCCCGCACCGTTGAGTCATCCTTCAAGCTGCCTCGACAGAATAAAAATCCTCCTAGGAAGGATAAAGGATCTCAGAAACGCCGAGGCTTCGATAAAGCGCATATAAAAA CAACATCGTTGAATGGAAACACTAGCCAAAGGGAGGATCAAGCGCGTGCACTGGGCACAATTTCCGCGCCGTTGCCGCCGCCGCCATCGTGCTGGGGCGAGAACAGGGCTAAGTTCAGCGACGTCGTGGCACGGAACCAAGAAAGCATCTCGCCCTTCTCGAGCTTAAATAAGTTACACAAGCCCCAAACGACCGCGCATAATTTGTCGATGGTCTTCAGTAACGACGCCAAAGATGTAGATTACAGTAAACAGCAATCGAGTCAGGAATTGATGCAGAGCACGAAGGAATACAGAATGGTATCGCAATCTCCACCCCTCTGTGTTCAGTCCGTCGAGAAGGAGAAGCCGCTTAATCAGGATTCTCTGAAAATACAGAATAGCTCGCCGCATTCGAATAGTTACTTCATCAACGCTTTCACGGAACCACCG TTCGAACGGGAACTGGTGCCGTACGACGATCTTCCAGAGACGGATGAACCCTTAATGGAGCTGGAGAGTCCAGAGGAAGATACGCGATGCCAGTTATGGGAAGATAATAATCCCATGTTCCATCTGTTGTCCGATACTACAAGTGGATTTCAGTTGGAGTCGCCGAAGGCCTCGGAGAAGCCTCCAATGCTAACGGACACCTTAAGAG ACAACTGGGCGACGATCGAAACAAATTGGGAACCATTATACACTAGAGCAGCGGTAGGGGAGGAAAGAAGTGGTGTTTGGGGAGTGAACACAGGTGGTGTGTGGGCTGCAGGTCCATGGGGTGCAGCTACACCACCTGTAGCCGCCTCGCAGCTGTCCTCATTGCAAACAGAACCAGATACACAA gaaagaTCAGGTTTCGATCCGTTTCGTTCACTCAGTACAATATGGACACCGTCATCCATAGAATCTTGGAAGAAGAAGCACGAAGACTAA